One window from the genome of Sinobacterium caligoides encodes:
- a CDS encoding DUF938 domain-containing protein, which translates to MAKAYSAACDNNKAAILAVLQQAFSSATTVLEIGAGTGQHAVFFAPALPHLQWLATEREAVCATTLPWLDEAQCDNLHGPISLDVSATPWPDEALSADALFTANTLHIMSWSSVQQLFRRLAALPRLQRLCIYGPFNYDGEYTSDSNARFDQWLQQRDRHSAIRDVEAVQQLATEAGFHLYADHALPANNRLLEWHRDS; encoded by the coding sequence GTGGCTAAAGCCTACTCGGCAGCCTGTGATAATAACAAGGCGGCGATCCTTGCGGTCTTGCAGCAGGCTTTTTCCAGCGCGACTACAGTACTGGAGATTGGTGCCGGTACCGGCCAGCATGCGGTGTTTTTTGCGCCGGCTTTGCCCCACTTGCAGTGGCTGGCGACGGAGCGCGAGGCGGTTTGTGCGACCACGCTGCCGTGGCTGGACGAGGCACAGTGTGACAATCTACACGGGCCGATCAGCCTCGATGTCAGTGCGACACCGTGGCCCGATGAGGCGCTGTCCGCCGACGCTTTGTTTACCGCCAATACACTGCATATCATGAGTTGGTCGTCGGTGCAGCAGCTGTTCCGCCGCCTGGCTGCATTACCGCGTTTACAGCGATTGTGTATCTATGGCCCTTTTAACTATGACGGCGAGTATACTAGTGACAGTAATGCACGCTTCGATCAGTGGCTGCAGCAGCGTGATCGCCATAGCGCTATTCGCGATGTTGAGGCGGTGCAGCAGCTGGCGACGGAGGCGGGGTTCCACCTATATGCCGATCATGCGCTACCGGCGAATAACCGTTTACTGGAATGGCATCGGGATAGCTGA
- a CDS encoding STAS domain-containing protein — protein MAYSTTVLDSDSTLLVVKSHRIDASTAGEFQDYVASVIKRQGGVLILDISRVDFMDSTGLGALVSLLKMFDVRDDMRVVGAQTLVKDLMRLTRMDRIFKNYETVESALAS, from the coding sequence ATGGCCTACTCGACGACGGTACTCGATAGCGACTCAACGCTGTTAGTGGTGAAGAGCCATCGAATCGATGCGAGCACGGCGGGGGAGTTTCAGGACTATGTCGCCAGTGTGATAAAACGTCAGGGAGGCGTGTTGATTTTAGATATTAGTCGTGTCGACTTTATGGATAGTACAGGGCTTGGAGCGTTGGTTTCACTGTTGAAAATGTTCGATGTTCGCGATGATATGCGTGTGGTAGGAGCGCAGACGCTGGTCAAAGATCTAATGCGGTTGACGCGCATGGATCGTATTTTTAAAAATTACGAGACCGTTGAGAGCGCTTTGGCGTCATAG
- the yaaA gene encoding peroxide stress protein YaaA, with product MIIVISPAKKLDYDSPAVTAAHTQPRMLDRAAELIEQLRPLAPHQVSELMHISDKLGTLNYDRFQTWQPPFTPANAKQALLAFRGDVYAGMDADSFSEDDFAFAQQHLRMLSGLYGLLRPLDLMQPYRLEMGTRFANRAGKNLYEFWGDSITELLNADFAEEGSKVLINLASNEYFKSVKPKQLNAKVITPVFKQRKGDDYKVVGIYAKKARGMMSRYIIENRLTEVEQIKSFELDDYRFNSGLSSEQEWVFSRG from the coding sequence ATGATCATAGTAATTTCTCCGGCCAAGAAGCTGGATTATGATAGCCCGGCGGTGACCGCCGCACACACCCAGCCACGCATGTTAGATCGTGCCGCCGAGCTGATCGAACAACTCCGTCCCCTCGCGCCGCACCAAGTCTCGGAGCTGATGCATATCAGCGACAAGCTGGGCACGCTTAACTACGACCGTTTTCAGACTTGGCAACCCCCGTTCACGCCGGCGAATGCCAAGCAGGCGCTGTTGGCGTTTCGCGGCGATGTCTATGCGGGCATGGATGCGGATAGCTTTAGCGAAGATGATTTCGCCTTCGCTCAACAGCATCTGCGCATGTTGTCGGGGCTGTACGGCCTGTTGCGCCCCCTCGATTTGATGCAGCCATATCGCCTCGAAATGGGGACGCGCTTTGCAAACCGTGCCGGTAAGAACCTCTATGAATTCTGGGGGGATAGTATCACCGAGCTGCTGAATGCCGACTTTGCCGAAGAGGGCAGTAAGGTGTTGATCAATCTCGCCTCAAACGAATACTTTAAGTCAGTCAAACCTAAGCAGCTCAACGCGAAGGTGATTACTCCCGTGTTTAAGCAGCGCAAGGGTGATGACTACAAAGTGGTGGGGATCTATGCGAAGAAGGCGCGTGGCATGATGAGTCGCTATATCATCGAGAATAGGCTGACCGAGGTAGAGCAGATTAAGTCTTTCGAGCTTGATGATTACCGCTTCAACAGCGGCCTATCCAGCGAACAAGAATGGGTGTTTAGCCGTGGCTAA
- a CDS encoding ATP-binding protein, whose product MKLLEEIVDSSAIVAEIGSEYCYVKELFIALNDYLAVHCFLPEQLAKLELCIAEVANNSIRHAYQLQSGQPIWLAAKVEQHRLNIQVIDRGMSLPWWRLSQQLDWEQVQVENPDSWAVDGRGLQIVRDLMDEVSYDSIEGNNIFTMTMRR is encoded by the coding sequence GTGAAGTTACTGGAAGAGATTGTCGACAGTAGCGCCATTGTTGCAGAGATCGGCAGTGAGTATTGTTATGTCAAAGAGCTTTTTATTGCGCTCAATGATTATCTTGCGGTGCATTGTTTTCTGCCGGAGCAGTTGGCGAAGCTTGAGCTGTGTATCGCTGAGGTGGCTAACAATAGTATTCGTCATGCCTATCAGCTACAGAGCGGTCAGCCCATCTGGCTGGCTGCGAAGGTTGAACAGCATCGGCTGAATATACAGGTGATTGATCGAGGCATGTCGCTGCCCTGGTGGCGCCTGTCTCAACAGCTTGACTGGGAGCAGGTGCAGGTTGAAAACCCCGATAGCTGGGCCGTGGATGGCCGTGGCCTACAGATTGTCAGAGATCTGATGGACGAGGTGTCCTATGACAGTATAGAGGGTAATAATATCTTTACGATGACGATGCGACGTTAG
- a CDS encoding DUF4265 domain-containing protein: MKQHAIIELPAGQRTDGSTVMEKVAIRRLADGRVEMLHSPGFVKGAARGDTLKFTKEGFEVEERAGLVAIQIYLRDDIEKIEPKLSAEIKTMDGCRDICTERMLVYSVPVEAGFAAIEGVMKEVAEQYAQLQWFYGNVYDEQGEPMNWWMNEK; the protein is encoded by the coding sequence ATGAAGCAACATGCAATAATTGAACTGCCCGCCGGGCAGCGAACCGACGGCAGTACGGTGATGGAGAAGGTGGCGATCCGTCGCCTCGCTGATGGTCGAGTGGAGATGCTGCACTCTCCTGGTTTCGTCAAGGGAGCCGCGCGCGGTGACACCCTGAAATTCACGAAAGAGGGCTTCGAGGTCGAGGAGCGCGCGGGCTTAGTGGCGATTCAGATTTACCTGCGCGATGACATAGAGAAGATCGAGCCGAAGCTCAGTGCGGAAATCAAGACGATGGACGGTTGCCGTGATATTTGCACCGAACGGATGCTGGTCTACTCGGTACCAGTAGAGGCGGGCTTCGCCGCTATCGAAGGGGTGATGAAGGAGGTCGCCGAGCAGTACGCACAGCTGCAGTGGTTTTACGGTAATGTCTACGATGAACAGGGCGAGCCGATGAACTGGTGGATGAACGAGAAATAA
- the sthA gene encoding Si-specific NAD(P)(+) transhydrogenase, which produces MSYDFDVIVVGAGPAGESAAINAAKHGSKVAIIENREHVGGGCTHKGTIPSKALRSAVKQLVRFNRHPLFHEGVDSSWFDFPKIMKNVQSVIREQVNMRERYYGRNRIKVFKATANFVDQHTVNLVSDNGDQQQLTSSDFVIACGSRPYRPESVDFNHPRVYDSDTILDMKFNPKKLIIFGAGVIGCEYASIFSGLGVKVELVNGRERLLEFLDDEISDALSYQLRDHGVMVRHREEFASLETFPDHVVLHLQSGKRIIADALLWCNGRSGNTDTLALENIALEADHRGQVKVNQRYQTEVENVYAVGDVIGWPSLASAAYNQGRSAAAAARGKESNHFVAEVATGIYTLPEISSVGSTERELTESKVPYEVGRAFFKDCARAQISGSNVGMLKLLFCPDSLALLGIHCFGAEATEIVHIGQAIMNQQGEGNTIEYFIKTTFNYPTMAEAYRIAALNGINRLD; this is translated from the coding sequence ATGAGTTACGATTTTGATGTCATCGTTGTAGGGGCTGGACCGGCGGGCGAGAGTGCCGCTATCAATGCGGCCAAGCATGGCAGTAAAGTGGCGATAATTGAGAACAGGGAGCACGTTGGCGGCGGCTGTACTCACAAGGGGACGATCCCCTCGAAGGCGCTGCGTTCGGCGGTCAAGCAGTTGGTGCGCTTTAATCGTCATCCACTTTTTCACGAGGGCGTCGACTCTAGTTGGTTTGACTTCCCGAAGATCATGAAGAACGTGCAGAGCGTGATTCGTGAACAGGTCAATATGCGTGAGCGCTACTATGGTCGCAATCGCATTAAAGTCTTCAAGGCGACGGCGAACTTTGTCGATCAGCATACTGTTAATCTCGTCAGCGATAACGGTGATCAGCAGCAGCTTACCTCGTCGGACTTTGTCATCGCCTGTGGCTCGCGTCCCTATCGTCCGGAGAGTGTTGATTTCAACCACCCCCGAGTTTATGACAGCGATACCATCTTGGACATGAAGTTCAACCCGAAGAAGCTGATCATCTTCGGTGCCGGTGTCATTGGCTGTGAGTATGCCTCCATCTTCTCCGGGCTCGGTGTGAAGGTGGAGTTGGTCAATGGTCGTGAGCGCCTGCTGGAGTTTCTCGACGACGAGATCTCTGATGCGCTGAGCTATCAGCTGCGTGATCACGGTGTGATGGTGCGCCACCGGGAGGAGTTTGCCAGCTTGGAGACCTTTCCCGACCACGTCGTATTGCACCTGCAATCGGGTAAGCGAATCATTGCCGATGCCTTGCTATGGTGTAATGGGCGCAGTGGTAATACCGATACATTAGCTTTGGAAAACATTGCTTTAGAGGCCGATCATCGCGGTCAGGTCAAGGTTAATCAGCGTTACCAGACCGAGGTAGAGAACGTCTATGCCGTCGGTGATGTCATCGGCTGGCCGAGCCTAGCGAGCGCCGCCTATAATCAGGGGCGCTCGGCTGCAGCGGCTGCACGAGGTAAGGAAAGCAATCACTTTGTCGCTGAGGTGGCGACCGGTATCTACACCCTGCCCGAGATCAGTTCTGTTGGTTCGACAGAGCGTGAGCTAACGGAGAGCAAGGTGCCTTATGAGGTTGGCCGGGCCTTCTTTAAAGATTGTGCGCGCGCGCAGATCAGCGGCTCTAATGTTGGCATGTTGAAGCTGTTATTCTGTCCCGATAGCTTGGCTTTGCTGGGCATTCACTGCTTTGGTGCCGAGGCGACGGAGATCGTGCATATCGGTCAAGCCATTATGAACCAGCAGGGAGAAGGTAATACCATCGAGTATTTCATCAAGACCACCTTCAACTACCCGACGATGGCCGAGGCCTATCGTATCGCGGCGCTCAACGGCATTAATCGCCTCGATTAA
- a CDS encoding enoyl-CoA hydratase/isomerase family protein, with translation MPQLLPLPSVLCDEVVVAAGKIGVLTLNAPARMNALNGEMIALLRESLIAWQTDPELLAVMLFADSHKVFCAGGDVRAVREEALLSGGDYCEAAERFFEAEYRLDYLLHRYPKPVIAWGEGVVLGGGLGLLAGASHRVVTPSSRLAMPELAIGFYPDVGAGYFLNQMPGRSGYLLGLTGSLFAAADALYTGVADYCLADESRALFIEQLHQQAWLAGDQPNSAEHNALLLSELLAAMQVEAGDSWIAADQQEIDRLCGGDDGLAIIESLLSYRGESQTIQNAVREATKGSPLAARVTIKQLLDSRDKTLAEVFIGELGLSTKLAQHREFQEGVRAQLVDKDKQPQWQHQHPAEVLEAELAALFTPPWPVSPLDDLC, from the coding sequence ATGCCACAACTACTACCGCTGCCCTCGGTCCTCTGCGATGAGGTCGTCGTTGCCGCCGGCAAGATTGGCGTACTGACACTCAACGCACCGGCCCGGATGAATGCACTCAATGGCGAGATGATTGCGCTGTTACGTGAGAGCCTGATCGCCTGGCAGACAGACCCGGAACTGCTAGCAGTGATGTTGTTCGCCGATAGCCATAAAGTTTTTTGTGCTGGCGGCGATGTTCGCGCGGTGCGTGAGGAGGCCCTGCTGAGTGGCGGCGACTACTGTGAGGCGGCCGAGCGCTTCTTCGAGGCAGAGTACCGCCTCGACTATCTGTTGCACCGGTACCCAAAGCCGGTGATCGCCTGGGGTGAGGGTGTGGTCCTCGGGGGCGGTTTAGGGTTGCTGGCTGGCGCTAGCCATCGCGTGGTAACGCCGAGCAGCCGTTTGGCGATGCCTGAGCTTGCCATTGGCTTTTATCCGGATGTCGGGGCCGGTTACTTTCTCAATCAGATGCCAGGCCGAAGCGGCTACCTGCTTGGCTTGACCGGTAGTTTATTTGCCGCGGCCGACGCGCTGTATACGGGTGTTGCGGATTATTGCCTCGCCGATGAAAGCCGCGCGCTATTTATTGAGCAACTGCATCAGCAAGCCTGGCTAGCGGGGGATCAGCCGAACAGCGCCGAGCACAATGCTCTGCTGCTCAGCGAACTGTTGGCCGCTATGCAGGTTGAGGCCGGAGATAGCTGGATTGCGGCCGATCAACAGGAGATTGACCGGCTCTGTGGTGGCGATGATGGCCTAGCGATTATCGAGAGTTTATTGAGTTATCGCGGCGAGAGCCAGACGATACAGAACGCTGTTCGAGAGGCGACGAAGGGCTCGCCGCTGGCGGCACGGGTAACCATAAAACAGCTGCTGGATAGTCGTGATAAGACGCTGGCGGAGGTCTTTATCGGCGAGCTGGGGCTATCGACTAAACTGGCGCAGCACCGAGAATTTCAGGAGGGGGTAAGGGCCCAGCTCGTGGATAAAGATAAACAGCCTCAGTGGCAGCATCAGCACCCGGCAGAGGTGTTGGAGGCAGAATTAGCGGCACTATTTACGCCGCCCTGGCCGGTCAGCCCGTTAGATGATTTATGCTAA
- a CDS encoding PP2C family protein-serine/threonine phosphatase, with amino-acid sequence MRVDSREFCVSVALRSRYFNFGAGAVKVLIVDDDIIARRHLAHIFDTLNINYDLYADAAQAWRAIVAGEHYPIILSDWLMPEMDGIELLKKVRSMDLKYRPQFILLTALTDTEYLVKGLNAGADDFIRKPIIAEELHARLQAAMRLSRLQLTLKHHNIALSDALTHLEKDLDSAAKLLASLMPKYNINDDIEFSSLCKPCQFLGGDLYGYRALTKRQTAFYQIDVSGHGVPAALFSSMINHDLVRGHGEQELLLQELADGEIIINAPVSVVAELNRRYLAELASDIYFTMNYALIDSACGRVRLCQAGHPSPICYRQQTASTELIGDGGFAVALVAEAVYEERVVQLSAGDRLFLYSDGIIEAENSATRVRYGVERLQAEIKRHGACDITTIINKVYESVCQWRGHDQLDDDVTILALQWNG; translated from the coding sequence ATGCGGGTTGATAGCCGAGAGTTTTGTGTCTCAGTGGCACTGCGCAGTCGTTATTTTAATTTTGGTGCAGGCGCTGTGAAGGTGTTAATTGTTGACGACGATATTATTGCGCGTAGGCATTTGGCGCATATTTTTGATACATTAAATATTAATTACGACCTATATGCCGACGCCGCTCAGGCGTGGCGGGCGATCGTCGCAGGAGAGCATTATCCAATCATCTTGAGTGATTGGTTGATGCCTGAGATGGACGGTATTGAACTATTAAAAAAAGTGCGATCAATGGATTTAAAGTATCGCCCGCAATTTATTCTGTTGACGGCTTTAACGGATACTGAGTATTTAGTTAAAGGGTTAAATGCAGGGGCAGACGACTTTATTCGCAAGCCAATAATTGCAGAAGAGCTGCATGCAAGGCTGCAGGCAGCAATGCGTTTGAGCCGGTTACAGTTAACCTTAAAGCATCATAATATCGCTCTTTCTGATGCCCTAACTCACCTCGAGAAAGATCTCGACTCGGCGGCGAAACTATTGGCTTCACTGATGCCAAAATATAATATTAATGATGACATTGAATTTTCCTCGCTATGTAAACCCTGTCAGTTTTTGGGTGGTGATCTCTACGGTTATCGAGCCTTAACAAAGCGACAGACGGCGTTTTATCAGATTGATGTTAGCGGTCATGGTGTGCCAGCGGCGCTGTTTTCATCGATGATTAATCATGATTTGGTGAGGGGGCATGGTGAGCAAGAGTTGTTGTTGCAGGAGTTAGCAGATGGGGAAATAATTATTAACGCCCCTGTGAGCGTAGTGGCGGAGCTGAACCGCCGCTATCTGGCTGAGCTTGCTTCGGACATTTACTTTACGATGAATTATGCGTTGATTGATAGCGCCTGTGGCCGGGTTAGGCTATGCCAAGCAGGCCACCCCTCACCGATATGTTACCGCCAACAAACGGCGAGCACGGAGCTGATCGGCGATGGGGGCTTTGCTGTGGCGCTAGTAGCTGAGGCGGTTTATGAGGAGAGAGTGGTACAGCTTAGTGCAGGTGATCGTTTATTTTTATATTCAGATGGAATAATAGAGGCGGAAAATTCCGCTACACGGGTACGTTATGGTGTGGAGCGACTGCAGGCGGAGATAAAACGTCATGGCGCGTGCGATATAACGACTATTATTAATAAAGTATACGAGAGTGTGTGTCAGTGGCGGGGCCACGATCAGTTAGATGATGATGTGACAATACTTGCATTACAGTGGAATGGTTGA
- a CDS encoding sugar phosphate nucleotidyltransferase, producing the protein MKAMILAAGKGTRVWPATKTIPKPMIPILGRPIMASLIELFKKHQIDQVVVNTSYLGAVIERCFGDGDQYGVDICYSYEGELIDGELHDKPLGSAGGMKKVNDFCGFFDDTFLVTCGDAWIDLDINAVLQKHREKGGIATVVLQPIAREEVYKYGVVALDADDRVRCFQEKPSPEEAVSNMINTGIYIFEPEIFNYIPADIEYDIAADLLVSLVSLDVPFYATAQDFQWLDIGSISDIWRATRAILIGEITGYRIPGKLVREGLWLGINVAVDLDKVTINGPVVIASGSKIEAGVTINGPTVIGANCVLESGCVVSECLIEDYTRVAAVADLYEKVIFSGHCINREGDFVSLQDWDIVWTIRDSRCEAGCSAIDDSELYRLAKNIQISESDGRSGASS; encoded by the coding sequence ATGAAGGCGATGATATTGGCCGCGGGTAAAGGGACGAGGGTCTGGCCTGCGACGAAGACGATACCCAAGCCGATGATCCCGATCCTAGGGCGACCGATTATGGCGTCATTAATTGAGCTTTTTAAAAAGCATCAGATCGATCAGGTGGTGGTGAATACGAGTTATCTAGGGGCGGTGATTGAGCGTTGTTTTGGCGATGGCGATCAATACGGTGTCGATATTTGTTACTCCTACGAGGGGGAGTTAATCGATGGTGAGCTGCACGATAAGCCTCTTGGCTCGGCAGGTGGTATGAAGAAGGTGAATGACTTTTGCGGCTTCTTTGATGATACTTTTTTAGTGACTTGTGGTGATGCCTGGATTGACTTGGATATTAATGCGGTGCTGCAAAAACATCGAGAAAAAGGCGGTATTGCAACAGTCGTGCTGCAACCCATCGCGAGAGAGGAAGTCTATAAATACGGTGTGGTAGCGCTAGACGCTGACGATAGAGTGCGTTGCTTTCAAGAGAAGCCGTCGCCTGAAGAGGCTGTCTCTAATATGATTAATACCGGTATTTATATTTTCGAACCGGAAATTTTTAATTATATTCCCGCTGATATTGAGTACGATATTGCCGCAGATTTATTGGTTAGTCTCGTTTCTTTGGATGTGCCTTTTTATGCGACGGCACAGGACTTTCAATGGCTAGATATTGGCAGCATTAGCGATATTTGGCGAGCAACACGGGCGATATTAATTGGTGAGATAACTGGCTATAGAATCCCCGGGAAACTTGTGCGTGAAGGGCTTTGGCTCGGAATTAATGTCGCGGTGGACCTCGATAAGGTGACCATTAATGGTCCAGTGGTGATTGCTTCTGGAAGTAAAATCGAGGCGGGGGTGACGATCAATGGCCCGACGGTGATCGGTGCTAATTGTGTATTAGAGAGTGGCTGCGTTGTCTCTGAATGTTTAATTGAAGATTATACTCGGGTGGCCGCGGTAGCCGATTTATACGAAAAAGTTATTTTTTCAGGTCACTGCATTAATCGTGAGGGAGACTTTGTGAGTCTTCAGGATTGGGATATTGTCTGGACTATTCGTGATAGTCGCTGTGAAGCGGGGTGTTCGGCTATCGATGATAGTGAGCTATACCGGCTGGCGAAAAACATACAGATTTCTGAGAGCGATGGTCGCTCGGGCGCTAGTAGCTAG
- a CDS encoding hybrid sensor histidine kinase/response regulator — MNLLDRLSLKKKLSLLVVIPLLCSALIFSRYIVSQYQELQDVQSVAQRYALFVKIERLMQVLAEEQSVVNRLASSPEPPLVLMAQWRSHRQQTEQVYLDWANYPVDELARLTNHWPLARYVQMVEEVAVELRDWPVVRDYEGYEQWSMVITARQDELLSFIAGLPVEVDTVTLRNGLTAYIYLLRIAAYAQQEQLLVERYLWRSQLSQQSQRRLIVLSSRQQLYLDQYLNHFANAEQVERLLAVFSAPAFAAGNAVRAKVVAGREPLDDAQVLLAANRTVLITDVAGSVASDIVAMAKHLYRQQLVTFCVNIMIVMLMLVAMFSLGRLINRRTLSAVAEIGSSLEAVEQTKDYSRRVNIQGRDEFSALAQLLNGLIEARSDSEQKLVSAKEQAEQSSAAKSVFLANISHEIRTPLNGIIGMSGILKRAALPQNAREQIDIIERSSRDLLETVNRVLDVSKLESNSLLLYEQPMLIDDVFQQAVVKYREKLFAQGLRFDVDIAPELPERLVLDAKRLLLVVDNLLSNALKFTERGGVLLRVRVQRLMSQRVIITLAVCDSGIGIAEDRREHLFEAFKQADDSLSRGYEGAGLGLAICRGVMTLMSGSIELSSDVGQGTTATITFPAKVSSPVSKPSRLLAGRPVLLCIDDDCSRDILSRLCRYHRMKLLVASTDELLQRYLQELAGGFVLLQGELGRLWTARLQALLSRQDAPDIFFLSEQNTETLLQQQPILSACHIVARPVRGAELISLFEATRVSKEDCLAVFKPDKVQVAEPTVEELSCQLIARADKERENGLSILLVEDNAINQQVASIALEMAGFSVLLAADGQRGVACWLQEQPDLILMDCMMPVMDGIEATSIIRAIELELSMAPTPIVALTATTLDSDIHRCREVGMDGYIAKPFESRQLVAMIYKLVPPRLQDKQVIPRGDRS; from the coding sequence ATGAATCTTTTAGACAGGCTGTCTCTAAAGAAAAAGCTGAGCCTATTGGTGGTGATACCGCTGCTGTGCAGTGCGTTAATCTTTAGCCGTTATATTGTCTCGCAGTACCAAGAGTTACAGGATGTGCAGTCGGTGGCACAGCGCTACGCACTGTTTGTCAAAATAGAGCGGCTAATGCAGGTGTTGGCAGAGGAGCAGAGTGTGGTGAACCGTCTCGCCAGCAGCCCTGAACCTCCTCTAGTACTGATGGCACAATGGCGTTCTCATCGGCAGCAGACAGAGCAGGTTTATCTCGATTGGGCTAACTATCCTGTCGATGAACTGGCACGGTTGACCAATCATTGGCCACTGGCTCGCTATGTACAGATGGTCGAGGAGGTGGCGGTTGAGCTGCGCGATTGGCCGGTTGTTCGTGATTATGAGGGCTATGAACAATGGTCGATGGTGATCACGGCACGCCAGGACGAGTTACTCTCTTTTATCGCAGGCCTACCCGTTGAGGTAGATACGGTGACCTTGCGCAACGGCTTGACTGCCTATATTTACCTGTTACGAATCGCCGCCTACGCACAGCAAGAGCAGTTGCTGGTTGAGCGTTATTTATGGCGTTCACAGTTGTCGCAACAGTCGCAGCGGCGGCTGATTGTACTGTCGTCAAGGCAGCAACTCTACCTAGACCAATACTTAAATCATTTTGCCAATGCCGAGCAGGTTGAACGGCTACTAGCGGTATTTTCAGCGCCAGCCTTTGCCGCCGGTAATGCGGTCAGGGCGAAGGTTGTTGCCGGCAGAGAGCCGCTAGATGATGCGCAGGTTTTGTTGGCGGCCAATCGTACTGTGTTGATCACGGATGTGGCCGGTAGTGTGGCGAGCGATATTGTTGCTATGGCAAAGCATTTATATCGGCAACAGCTGGTGACTTTTTGCGTTAATATTATGATTGTCATGCTGATGCTGGTGGCGATGTTTAGCCTGGGTCGGTTGATCAATCGGCGCACCCTCAGTGCGGTGGCAGAGATAGGTAGTAGCCTGGAGGCTGTTGAGCAGACTAAGGACTACAGTCGACGGGTCAATATTCAGGGGCGAGATGAGTTCTCAGCGCTGGCGCAGTTACTCAATGGCTTGATCGAGGCGCGTAGCGATAGCGAGCAGAAACTGGTTTCAGCGAAGGAGCAGGCAGAGCAATCCAGCGCCGCTAAGAGTGTTTTTCTAGCCAATATCTCCCATGAGATCAGGACGCCGCTCAATGGCATTATCGGTATGAGCGGTATTTTGAAGCGCGCTGCTTTACCGCAGAATGCTCGAGAGCAGATCGATATTATCGAGCGGTCGTCTAGAGACTTATTGGAGACCGTTAACCGTGTGCTTGATGTATCGAAGTTGGAGTCTAATAGCCTATTGCTCTATGAACAGCCGATGCTTATTGATGATGTGTTTCAGCAGGCGGTTGTCAAATATAGAGAGAAGCTGTTTGCGCAGGGTTTGCGTTTCGATGTCGATATTGCACCGGAGCTGCCTGAGCGACTGGTGCTGGATGCCAAACGCCTACTGCTAGTGGTCGATAACTTGTTGTCGAATGCGCTTAAGTTTACCGAGCGTGGCGGTGTTTTGCTTCGGGTGCGTGTGCAGCGGCTGATGTCGCAGAGAGTGATTATTACGTTAGCGGTATGTGACAGTGGTATTGGCATAGCCGAAGATCGCCGAGAGCATCTATTTGAGGCCTTTAAGCAAGCAGATGACTCACTAAGCCGGGGGTACGAGGGGGCGGGTTTAGGGCTGGCAATTTGTCGCGGAGTGATGACGTTAATGTCGGGAAGTATCGAGCTCAGTAGCGATGTTGGTCAGGGTACAACGGCAACAATTACGTTTCCTGCAAAAGTATCGTCACCGGTGAGTAAACCGTCGAGACTGCTTGCCGGTCGGCCGGTGTTACTCTGCATCGATGATGACTGTAGTCGTGATATTCTATCCCGCTTGTGTCGCTATCATCGAATGAAGTTGCTGGTGGCGTCGACAGATGAGTTGCTACAGCGTTACCTGCAGGAGCTGGCGGGTGGTTTTGTTCTCTTGCAGGGCGAGCTAGGAAGGCTGTGGACGGCACGTTTACAGGCGTTATTGTCGCGGCAGGATGCGCCGGATATCTTTTTTCTCAGTGAGCAAAACACAGAGACCCTGCTGCAACAACAACCGATATTATCGGCCTGTCATATTGTTGCAAGACCGGTGAGGGGAGCAGAGTTAATTAGCTTGTTTGAGGCGACTAGGGTCAGTAAAGAAGACTGTTTAGCGGTGTTTAAGCCAGACAAAGTGCAGGTCGCTGAACCAACGGTGGAGGAGCTTTCATGTCAGCTTATCGCGCGGGCTGACAAGGAGAGAGAGAACGGGTTGTCGATCTTGCTGGTCGAAGATAACGCGATTAATCAGCAGGTGGCGAGTATTGCGCTGGAAATGGCCGGCTTTAGCGTACTATTGGCCGCCGATGGTCAGCGGGGGGTGGCCTGCTGGTTGCAGGAGCAGCCGGATCTTATCTTGATGGATTGTATGATGCCGGTGATGGATGGCATTGAAGCGACGAGTATTATTAGGGCGATTGAGCTGGAGTTATCGATGGCGCCGACGCCTATTGTGGCATTGACGGCGACGACCTTGGACAGCGATATTCATCGTTGTAGAGAGGTGGGTATGGACGGTTATATTGCCAAGCCTTTCGAATCCCGACAGTTGGTCGCCATGATTTATAAACTAGTGCCGCCGAGGTTACAGGATAAACAGGTTATTCCTCGTGGGGATCGATCGTAA